GCCAACGTGCCGGTGGAGATTGAAGCCAGCCTGCCCGCCGATCAGGTCAAGGCCATTCACTGCTTCAGCGACAAGAACGCCAACCCGCTGCTCTTCACGGTGATTCTCAATGGGGTTCTGCCCTACTACGCAACCCGCGTGCGGGTAGCCGAAACCGCGCCCGTACGGGCCATTGTTGAGACCAAAGACGGCAAGTTCTTGATGGCTTCGCAGTCGGTACGGGTCACCGTGGGTGGCTGCGGTTAGGAGGTGCGCAATGCCGATTAATTTACTGGTTCGTTTTAGTCCTGCTAAGCCCAAGGCGGGCGAGGAAGTGCGTATACAGATTGTCGCCCAGCACGCTATGGAACCCGGCACCCGTCGGGATGCCAGCGGTAAGGTGATTCCCGCCGACCACATCACCGAACTTAACGTTCTGATGGACAATCAACTTATTGCCCAGGTCAAGCCCGGCCCTGGCACCAGCGCCAACCCGCTGTTTGCCTTCAAGATGAAGGCCAGCAAAGCAGGTCAGATCAAGGTCACCTGCAAGGATCTCACAGGCCAAACCGGCGAGAAAACCGCAGACCTCACCCTGGCATAGGAGGTTTGCATGG
The DNA window shown above is from Meiothermus sp. CFH 77666 and carries:
- the soxY gene encoding thiosulfate oxidation carrier protein SoxY, giving the protein MDRRTFLKASAGAVAGTMLANQLTSALAQTQAPAALEGQDLANLEKGLQQVLGKGFKDMTVSQQVKLVAPTIAESGANVPVEIEASLPADQVKAIHCFSDKNANPLLFTVILNGVLPYYATRVRVAETAPVRAIVETKDGKFLMASQSVRVTVGGCG
- the soxZ gene encoding thiosulfate oxidation carrier complex protein SoxZ, which translates into the protein MPINLLVRFSPAKPKAGEEVRIQIVAQHAMEPGTRRDASGKVIPADHITELNVLMDNQLIAQVKPGPGTSANPLFAFKMKASKAGQIKVTCKDLTGQTGEKTADLTLA